In one window of Candidatus Omnitrophota bacterium DNA:
- a CDS encoding AAA family ATPase, whose amino-acid sequence MKPRRSLWAHLRLFLTIHWIKVAVGLVLLASVIWPVIAIGRLDSYQRDYIMAFTSLTPLQSILAAVSFVFLYQYFLFGGRGFGQMTNLSGESAGRSANQVKWSEVVGMEEGKQEAWEVVELLRDHAKVARIGGKVLRGILLMGPPGCGKTYLAKAIATESGLPFLSASGAEFNVIFMGTGGARVRSLFKRARMMAEIHGGCIVFLDEIDAVGRSRSMDIGFGAQTDYNNTVNQLLVEMDGLHSKGSNIVVIGAMNQAEAVLDEALLRPGRFDRKIYVDRPGLEDREKLFQFYLAKVKADPVIDNARLARRSVWKSPADIQNIVQEATLIAARSKREVVNYKDLSEAFERIDMGSKRYRTMPEEERRNTAYHEAGHLIAVYMLHPTHDVFKASIYMRRSTLGVVYHVPRQEYYSETRDKLLADIKASLAGYVAEKLKCGSTTSGVAADFQHAISAAHHMVWSLGMGTNGFIGDYEMLVGSWAFRRTASGDHLSDRIKEKLNEETNQIMQACLKEVEDLLGKEDALLERFKDELLRKNELEYDEIEAIFKECGKERTFPSTGPGIHL is encoded by the coding sequence ATGAAACCTCGACGGAGTTTGTGGGCCCACCTGCGTCTGTTTTTGACGATCCACTGGATCAAAGTCGCGGTCGGGCTGGTTCTGCTCGCCTCCGTGATCTGGCCGGTCATCGCCATCGGCCGGCTGGATTCGTACCAGCGGGACTACATCATGGCGTTTACGTCGCTCACCCCGCTGCAGTCGATCTTGGCGGCGGTGTCGTTCGTCTTCCTCTATCAGTACTTCCTCTTCGGCGGCCGGGGCTTCGGCCAAATGACCAACTTGAGCGGCGAGTCCGCCGGCCGCTCCGCCAACCAAGTGAAATGGAGCGAGGTCGTCGGTATGGAAGAGGGCAAGCAAGAGGCGTGGGAGGTCGTTGAGCTGCTGCGCGACCACGCCAAGGTCGCCCGCATCGGCGGCAAGGTGCTGCGCGGCATTCTGCTGATGGGCCCGCCGGGCTGCGGCAAAACCTACCTCGCCAAAGCCATCGCCACCGAATCTGGGCTGCCCTTTCTCTCCGCCTCTGGGGCGGAATTTAATGTCATCTTTATGGGCACGGGCGGTGCGCGCGTGCGGTCGCTCTTTAAGCGCGCGCGGATGATGGCGGAAATCCACGGCGGCTGCATCGTGTTTCTGGATGAGATCGACGCCGTGGGACGCTCCCGCAGCATGGACATTGGCTTCGGCGCCCAGACCGATTACAACAACACGGTCAACCAATTGCTTGTGGAGATGGACGGGCTGCACAGCAAAGGCTCCAATATCGTGGTCATCGGGGCGATGAACCAGGCGGAGGCCGTGCTGGATGAGGCCCTGCTGCGCCCCGGCCGGTTCGACCGAAAGATTTACGTGGACCGGCCCGGCCTTGAGGATCGCGAGAAGCTCTTCCAATTCTACCTCGCCAAGGTGAAGGCGGATCCGGTCATCGACAACGCGCGCTTAGCGCGGCGGTCGGTCTGGAAGTCGCCGGCGGACATCCAAAACATCGTCCAGGAAGCCACGCTCATTGCGGCGCGCAGCAAGCGCGAAGTGGTCAACTACAAGGATTTGTCGGAAGCGTTTGAGCGCATTGACATGGGCTCCAAGCGCTACCGCACGATGCCGGAAGAAGAGCGGCGCAACACCGCGTATCACGAAGCCGGGCACCTCATCGCGGTCTACATGCTGCATCCAACGCACGACGTGTTCAAGGCCTCCATCTACATGCGCCGCTCAACGCTGGGCGTGGTCTACCATGTGCCGCGGCAGGAGTATTACAGCGAAACGCGCGATAAGCTGCTCGCGGACATCAAGGCCTCGCTGGCCGGCTACGTCGCGGAGAAACTCAAATGCGGCTCCACTACCTCGGGAGTGGCCGCGGACTTTCAGCATGCGATTTCCGCCGCCCACCACATGGTCTGGAGCCTTGGGATGGGCACGAACGGGTTTATCGGCGACTACGAGATGCTCGTCGGTTCCTGGGCGTTCCGCCGAACTGCGTCGGGCGATCATCTCTCGGATCGCATCAAGGAAAAATTGAACGAGGAAACCAACCAGATCATGCAGGCGTGCTTGAAGGAAGTGGAGGATCTGCTGGGCAAGGAAGAT